Below is a window of Variovorax sp. TBS-050B DNA.
TGAGCGCCGCGCCGAGCACCGCGCCCCACAGGTGGCCCGCGCCGCCCACCACCGCCATGAACAGCAGCTCGATGCCGATGTTGAGGTTGAAGGGCGTGGGGTTCACGAAGCGCTGCAGGTGCGCATAGAGCCAGCCCGACACGGCCGCGAGCAGCGCGGCGAGCACGAACAGCTTCACGCGGTGGCGCGCGGTGTCCACGCCCATCGATTCGGCCATCAGCCGGCCGCCCTTGAGCGCGCGGATCGCGCGGCCTTCGCGCGAGTCGAGCAGGTTGTGCATGGCCCAGAGCGCCAGCAGCAGCACCGCCCAGATCACCACGCCCAGGGCGCGCGGCGTGGCGAACGAATAGCCGGCGACCGCGAGCGGCGGCACGCCCGTGATGCCGGTCTGCCCGCCGAGGAACTCCATGTTGCCGAACAGGTAGTACAGGCTCAGCCCCCAGGCGATGGTGCCGAGCGGCAGGTAGTGCCCCTGCAGCTTGAGCGTGACCGCGCCCAGCGCCCAGGCGAGCGCGAAGGTCAGCACCAGCCCCAGCAGCAGCCCCGCCCATGGCAGCAGCGCGGGGCTCGCGAAGCCGCCCAGCCAGGCCGCGGCCGTGGGCGAGGTGCAGATCCATGCCGTCGCGTAGGCGCCCATGCCGACGAAGGCGGCCTGGCCGAAGGAGGTCATGCCGCCCACGCCGGTCAGCAGCACCAGGCCGACCGCGACCAGCGCATAGAGCCCGATGTTGCTGAGCACCGAGACCGTGAACTCCGGCAGCAAGCCCCAGGCCAGCGCGAGCGCGACCACGCAGGCGAGCGTCAATTGCCTCGGCGTCACCAGCGCACGGCTCTCGGGCGGCGCCACGGCGTTGTCGGAAGCCGCGTGGTTCATTCCTCGTCCTCCACATGGTGGCTGTGCAGCGAACGCCACCACAGCACGGGGATGATCAGCGTGAAGACCAGCACCTCCTTGAACGGGCTGGCCCAGAACGAGGCGAAGGCTTCGAGCTGGCCCACCATCAGCGCGCCCGCCAGCGCCATCGGATAGCTCGCGAGCCCGCCGACGATCGCCGCGACAAAGCCCTTGAGGCCGATCAAAAAGCCGGTGTCGTAGTAGACCGTGGTGAGCGGCGCGATCAGCAGGCCCGAGACCGCGCCGATCAGCGCCGCGAGCGCGAAGCTCAGGTCGCCCGAAAGCCCGGTCGGAATGCCCGACAGCCGCGCACCCACGCGGTTGATCGCGGTCGCGCGCAGGGCCTTGCCGACCATCGAGCGGCCGAAGAACAGGAACATCGCCACCACCAGCAGCAGCGTGATGCCCACCACCACCAGCGACTGGCCGCTGACCGGAATGCCGCCGAGCTCGAAGCGCGCTTCGGAGAACGCGGTGGTGCGGTAGCCCTCGGCACCGAAGAACAGCAGCCCCAGGCCCACGAGCACGCCGTGCAGCGCCACCGAGACGATCAGCAGCATCAGCACGCTCGCATCGGCCAGCGGCCGGTAGGCGAGCCGGTAGAGCAGCGGCCCGAGCGGCGCGATCAGCACCAGGGTGGTGACGGCCTGTGCGGCCATCGAGGTGGGCCGCAGCCCCAGCACCAGCGCGCATGCCGCGGCCGGCAGCGCCACGCACCAGGCGAGCGTGGAGCCCCACTCGACCACCGCGCCGCGCTTCCAGCGCCAGGCCTCCACCGCCAGCACCAGCGCGGCGAGCGTCAGCAGCAGCCACAGCGTGGCCGGCAGGCGGCCGGTCTGCAGCATCGCCATCGACAAGGCCCCGAAGGCGACGAACTCGCCCTGGGGAATGAAGATGACGCGCGTGACCGAGAACACCAGCACCAGCGCGAGCGCCATCAAACCGTAGACGGCGCCGTTGACGATGCCGTCCTGCCCGAGCAGCAGGGCGATCTGCAAATCCATGGAAGAAAACCTTCGGGCGGGGCCCGTGAGTGGATACCGGTGCATTGCTCCTTCCCCCCTTGGGGGAAGGTTGGGATGGGGGCAGGCGCGGCCTCCAAAGCGGTGCGGCTTTCGACGGCCGCGTGCCCCCACCCCAGCCCTCCCCCGAAAGGGGAGGGAGCAAGAAGCGAATCAGGGCTGGAATTTCCAGGCGCCGTTCTCGATCTTCACCATCACGCGCGCGCGCTGGTCGAGCCCGAGATGGTCCTTCTCGGTCATGCTGAACACGCCGTGCGCACCCGAGACTTCCTTGACCTGCTCCAGCGCATCGCGCAGCGCGGCGCGGAACTCCGGCGTGCCGGGCTGCGCCTTCTTGAGCGCGACCGGAACGGCCGAGGTCATCAGGAGGCCGGCGTCCCAGGCGTGCGCGCCGAAGGTCGAGACCGAGTTCTTGCCGTGCGCGGCCTCGTAGGCGCTCACATAGGCCAGGGCCGACTTCTTCACCGGATGGCTCGCTGGCAGCTGCTCTGCGACCAGCACCGGGCCGGCAGGCAGGAAGGTGCCGTCCACGTCCTTGCCGCCCACGCGCAGGAAGTCCGCGTTCGCCACGCCGTGGGTCTGGTACATCTTGCCGGTGTAGCCGCGTTCCTTGAGCGTCTTCTGCGGCAGCGCGGCCGGCGTGCCCGAGCCCGCGACCAGCACCGCATCGGCCTTGGCCGCCATGATCTTGAGCGCCTGGCCGGTGACCGAGGTGTCGGTGCGCGCATAGCGCTCGTTGGCGACGATCTTGAGCTTCTTCAGGTCGGCCGCCTTCGCGAATTCCTGCGCCCAGCCTTCGCCGTAGGCGTCGGAGAAGCCGATGAAGGCCACCGTCTTCACGCCGTTGGCGGCCATGTGCTCGGCGATCGCGAGCGACATCATGATGTCGTTCTGCGGCGTCTTGAAGACCCACTTCTTCTTGTCGTCCATCGGGTCGACGATGCGCGCCGAGGCGGCGATCGAGATCATCGGCGTCTTCGCCTCGCTCACCACATCGATCATCGCGAGCGAATTGGGCGTGGTGGTGGAGCCCAGCACGATGTCGACCTTGTTCTCGGCGATCAGCTTGCGCGTGTTGGCCACGGCCGCGGTGGTGTCCGAGGCGTCGTCGAGCACGATGTAGTTGATCTTCTGGCCGCCGATGGTCTTGGGCATCAGCGCGATGGTGTTCTTCTCGGGAATGCCCAGCGAGGCGGCCGGGCCCGTGGCCGAGAGCGTCACGCCGACGTTGACGTCGGCCCAGGCGAGGACGGCGGCGGCGCACAGGGCGGCGGTCAGCAGGGGCTTGAAGAAGAATTTCATTGGTCTTGTCTCCGGTTGAAAAATCATTGTCGTGGTGCGGGGTGTGGCCGTCAGCGCTCGTCGAAGGACAGCGTGACGCGCTCGGTGAGCGGATGCGCCTGGCAGGTGAGCACGAAGCCCGCGGCGACTTCATTCTTGTCGAGCGCGAAGTTCCTTTCCATGCGGACTTCCCCCTCCACCAGCTTGGCGCGGCAGGTGCCGCACACGCCGGAGGTGCAGGAGAACGGCACTTCGAGTCCCGCGGCGGAAGCGGCATCGAGGATGCTCGGCTGGCCCTCGTCGAACGCGATCTCGCGCTGCAGGCCGTCGCGCACGATCGTGATGCGCGCCCGCTTCGCATCGCCGGGCTTCGATTCGTGCACCACCGCGCCGACCGCGCCGCCCGCGGAGGGCAGCGCGACGCCGAAGCGCTCGATGTGGATGCGGTCCTCGGCCACGCCCGCGGCGAGCAGCGCGGCCTCGGCCTCGTCGTTCATCTGGAACGGCCCGCACACGTAGACATGATCGATGCCGGCGGCCGGCACCACGCTGCGCAGGAACTCGCCGATCTTCTCGCGGTTCATCACGCCCGCGCCCAGCGGCGATTCGGTGTGCTCGTCGGAGAACACATGGTGCAGCACCAGCCGCGTCATGTAGCGGTTCTTCAGGTCCTCGATCTCTTCCTTGAACATCGTGGACTGCAGTTGGCGGTTGCCGTAGATCAGCGTGAAGCGGCTCTTCGGCTCGCGCGCGAGCACGGTCTTCATGATCGAGAGGATCGGCGTGATGCCGCTGCCGCCCGCGATGCCGACGTGGTGCCGCGCGGCCTGCGGCTCGATCGGCACGAAGAAGCGGCCCTGCGGCGCCATCACCTGCACCGTGTCGCCGGGCTGCAGGTGGGCGTTGATCCAGTTCGAGAACACGCCGCCGCGCACCTTGCGCACGCCCACGCGCAGCTCGCCGTCGTCGAGGCCGGCGCAGATCGAGTAGGAGCGGCGCAGGTCCTGGCCGTCGATGTCCTTGCGCAGCGTGAGGTACTGGCCCTGGGTGAAGCCGAAGACCTCGCGCAGTTCGCCGGGCACCTCGAACGAGACGATCACGGCCTCGGGCGTGTCGGGCTCGACGGCCTTCACGCGCAGCGGATGGAAGAGGGTGCTCATCGGGGTCTAGATCGGCTTGAAGTGTTCGAAGGGTTCGCGGCAGGCGAGGCAGCGGTACAGCGCCTTGCAGGCGGTGGAGCCGAAGGCCGAGAGGCGCTCGGTGCGCTCGCTCGCGCAGCGCGGGCAGGCGATGCGCTCGCCCGCGATGCGGCCGAAGAGCCTGATCGGCATGGCGGTGTTCGAGGCGGCCTGCGCGGGCGGCGCGATGCCGTAGGCCTTGAGCTTCGCGCGGCCTTCGTCGCTGATCCAGTCGCTCGACCACGCGGGCGCGCGGCGCAGCGTGGCGCGCGCCCGGCCGAGGCCCGCCTGCTCGACGGCGGCCAGCACGTCGTGTTCGATGGCCTCGGTCGCGGGGCAGCCGGAGTAGGTGGGCGTGAGCACGATCTCCAGGCCGTCGTCGTGCGCGATCACCTCGCGCACGATGCCGAGGTCGCACACCGACACGGCCGGCACCTCCGGGTCGGGCACGGTGTGCAGCACGGCCCAGGCCGCCGCCACGCGCGATGCCGCCGCCACGGCATTCACCACACGCCTCCGGGGTAGGTGCGCTGCAGGTGCTGCATCTCGGCCAGGATGTAGCCCATGTGCTCGCTGTGCACGCCCTGCTTGCCGGTGCTGCGGAAGGCGGCTTCCTTGGGCATCGCGAGGTCGGCGGCGTCGAGCACCTGCTGCATCTCGGCCAGCCAGGGCGCGCGCAGTTCGCTCCATGCGGGACCGAGGCCGTTGGCGCTGGCCTCGGCTTCCACGGCGTCGCTCTCGAACAGTTCGGGCACGTAGAGCCACAGCTGCGCCAGCGCGCGTTCGGTGCGGCGGCGCGATTCCTCGGTGCCGTCGCCGAGCCGCACCACCCAGTCGCCCGAATGCTGCTGGTGGTAGCGCGCTTCCTTCACGGCCTTGGCGGCGATGGCGGCCACTTCGGCATCGTTCGAGGCCGCGAGGCGCTGCCACAGCAGCTTGAGCAGCGTGGCGACCATGGTGTTGCGCAGCACCGTGAAGGCGAAGTCGCCGCGCGGCAGCTCCACCAGCGTGAGGTTGAAGTAGTCGCGCTCGTCGCGCAGGTAGGCGAGCTGGTCCTCGTCGTGGCCGCGGCCTTCGAGCGTGCCCGCGTGCGTGAGCAGCGCGCGCGCCTGGCCCACGAGGTCGAGCGCGATGTTGGCCATGGCGATGTCTTCCTCGAGCACGGGCGCATGGCCGCACCATTCGCCCAGGCGCTGCGCGAGCACGAGGCTGGTGTCGGCGATGCGCAGCAGGTACTGCACGGCGGGGGTGCGGTTCAGTTCGATCGATGCTTGCATGTCGGTGCCTTATCTGTGCGCTCTTGGTTTGCGCTGTCGTTCGGGGCGTGTGCACAGGGCACCGGGTACTCCCCTCCGCGAATGTCCCCCGCCTTCGGCTCCTCCTTTATTTCGCTGCGGGGAGCACCCGGTGCCCTGTGCACGGGGCACGCGGCTGGTTTGCGGCTGATCAACCAGTGCTCTGATGCGATCACGTCGATGGGGTGCCTTGCGCAGCGAAATAAAGGAGGAGGCCGCAGGCCGGGGGACATTCGCGGAGCAAGGTACCCCGTCGGCGTGATCGGGCCCTGAACAGCAGCGCGCATGCACCCCACGGAGCAGGGAAAAGCCAAGCTGTCCCATGGCTACATGTGGTCCACGGACTTCGGCAACGCATAGAAGGTCGGATGCCGATAGACCTTGTCCTCCGCCGGATCGAAGAACATGTCCTTGTCGCCCGGGTCGCTCGCCACGATCTGGTCGGAGCGCACCACCCAGATGCTGCTGCCTTCCTGGCGGCGCGTGTACACGTCGCGCGCCATCTGGATCGCCATCTTCGGATCGGCCGCGTGCAGGCTGCCGCAATGCTTGTGGTCCAGACCCGCCTTGCTGCGGACGAACACTTCCCACAGCGGCCATTCCTGTTTCTGTTCGACGCTCATGCCGCCTCCTTCACCGGTTGCTTGTTCGCATGGGCCAGCGCCGCCTCGCGTACCCAGGCGCCTTCTTCCCAGGCGTCCACGCGGGCCTGCAGCCGCTCGCGGTTGCACGGGCCGTCGCCGCCCACCACGCGCCAGAACTCGCGCCAGTCGATCGCGCCGAAGTCGTGCGCCTGGCGTTCCTCGTTCCACTTCAGGTCCGGATCGGGCAGCGTCACGCCCAGGATGCGCGCCTGCTCCACCGCGGCATCGACGAACTTCTGGCGCAGCTCGTCGTTGCTGAAGCGCTTGATTCCCCACCGCATCGACTGCGCGCTGTTCGGCGACTGGTCGTCGGGCGGGCCGAACATCATCAGCGACGGCCACCACCAGCGGTTCACGGCGTCCTGAACCATCGCCTTCTG
It encodes the following:
- the paaE gene encoding 1,2-phenylacetyl-CoA epoxidase subunit PaaE; the protein is MSTLFHPLRVKAVEPDTPEAVIVSFEVPGELREVFGFTQGQYLTLRKDIDGQDLRRSYSICAGLDDGELRVGVRKVRGGVFSNWINAHLQPGDTVQVMAPQGRFFVPIEPQAARHHVGIAGGSGITPILSIMKTVLAREPKSRFTLIYGNRQLQSTMFKEEIEDLKNRYMTRLVLHHVFSDEHTESPLGAGVMNREKIGEFLRSVVPAAGIDHVYVCGPFQMNDEAEAALLAAGVAEDRIHIERFGVALPSAGGAVGAVVHESKPGDAKRARITIVRDGLQREIAFDEGQPSILDAASAAGLEVPFSCTSGVCGTCRAKLVEGEVRMERNFALDKNEVAAGFVLTCQAHPLTERVTLSFDER
- the paaC gene encoding 1,2-phenylacetyl-CoA epoxidase subunit PaaC, with translation MQASIELNRTPAVQYLLRIADTSLVLAQRLGEWCGHAPVLEEDIAMANIALDLVGQARALLTHAGTLEGRGHDEDQLAYLRDERDYFNLTLVELPRGDFAFTVLRNTMVATLLKLLWQRLAASNDAEVAAIAAKAVKEARYHQQHSGDWVVRLGDGTEESRRRTERALAQLWLYVPELFESDAVEAEASANGLGPAWSELRAPWLAEMQQVLDAADLAMPKEAAFRSTGKQGVHSEHMGYILAEMQHLQRTYPGGVW
- a CDS encoding branched-chain amino acid ABC transporter permease, which codes for MDLQIALLLGQDGIVNGAVYGLMALALVLVFSVTRVIFIPQGEFVAFGALSMAMLQTGRLPATLWLLLTLAALVLAVEAWRWKRGAVVEWGSTLAWCVALPAAACALVLGLRPTSMAAQAVTTLVLIAPLGPLLYRLAYRPLADASVLMLLIVSVALHGVLVGLGLLFFGAEGYRTTAFSEARFELGGIPVSGQSLVVVGITLLLVVAMFLFFGRSMVGKALRATAINRVGARLSGIPTGLSGDLSFALAALIGAVSGLLIAPLTTVYYDTGFLIGLKGFVAAIVGGLASYPMALAGALMVGQLEAFASFWASPFKEVLVFTLIIPVLWWRSLHSHHVEDEE
- the paaD gene encoding 1,2-phenylacetyl-CoA epoxidase subunit PaaD; protein product: MNAVAAASRVAAAWAVLHTVPDPEVPAVSVCDLGIVREVIAHDDGLEIVLTPTYSGCPATEAIEHDVLAAVEQAGLGRARATLRRAPAWSSDWISDEGRAKLKAYGIAPPAQAASNTAMPIRLFGRIAGERIACPRCASERTERLSAFGSTACKALYRCLACREPFEHFKPI
- the paaB gene encoding 1,2-phenylacetyl-CoA epoxidase subunit PaaB, whose amino-acid sequence is MSVEQKQEWPLWEVFVRSKAGLDHKHCGSLHAADPKMAIQMARDVYTRRQEGSSIWVVRSDQIVASDPGDKDMFFDPAEDKVYRHPTFYALPKSVDHM
- a CDS encoding ABC transporter substrate-binding protein; its protein translation is MKFFFKPLLTAALCAAAVLAWADVNVGVTLSATGPAASLGIPEKNTIALMPKTIGGQKINYIVLDDASDTTAAVANTRKLIAENKVDIVLGSTTTPNSLAMIDVVSEAKTPMISIAASARIVDPMDDKKKWVFKTPQNDIMMSLAIAEHMAANGVKTVAFIGFSDAYGEGWAQEFAKAADLKKLKIVANERYARTDTSVTGQALKIMAAKADAVLVAGSGTPAALPQKTLKERGYTGKMYQTHGVANADFLRVGGKDVDGTFLPAGPVLVAEQLPASHPVKKSALAYVSAYEAAHGKNSVSTFGAHAWDAGLLMTSAVPVALKKAQPGTPEFRAALRDALEQVKEVSGAHGVFSMTEKDHLGLDQRARVMVKIENGAWKFQP